A window of Corallococcus macrosporus DSM 14697 contains these coding sequences:
- a CDS encoding sensor histidine kinase — MGVSLSPKWGSAWTWETRAGGPAPCLRFEVVRGSAGEVLDLRRAAPDMAADAAGHEWVLPACVSCWEQEGVWGLSLEDCVRVVDTGEPVSAALRIRREGLEVRCRAVGMAAPDGFVLWLLPDEAEDARALREALAREHEARLRAEGALAHATARLAREALDGTARHLALARLMEEAEFRERFIGILGHDLRNPLNAITLSARAMAQRSLPVAQQQQCAQRIEASAARMSAMISDILDLTRARLAGGIPLHLGTVNLATVCRLVVEELSAAHPDRRIALEVEGVSEGVWDADRMAQVLSNLVGNALEHGAADAPVRLRCIDVNGDQVLEVHNTGMPIPSQHLETLFDPFRQGGAPREKGHRRGAGGLGLGLFIVKQLVQAHGGAVCVCSSAAEGTTFTVKLPRDARRAQVPAPPGVRRRV, encoded by the coding sequence ATGGGGGTCAGTCTGTCGCCGAAGTGGGGCTCCGCCTGGACGTGGGAGACGCGCGCGGGAGGCCCCGCGCCCTGCTTGCGCTTCGAGGTGGTTCGCGGGAGCGCGGGCGAGGTGCTCGACCTGCGGCGGGCCGCGCCCGACATGGCCGCCGACGCGGCGGGGCACGAGTGGGTCCTGCCCGCCTGCGTGTCGTGCTGGGAGCAGGAGGGCGTGTGGGGCCTGAGCCTGGAGGACTGCGTGCGCGTGGTGGACACGGGCGAGCCGGTGTCCGCCGCGCTGCGCATCCGCCGTGAGGGCCTGGAGGTGCGCTGCCGCGCCGTGGGGATGGCCGCGCCGGACGGCTTCGTGCTGTGGCTGTTGCCCGACGAGGCGGAGGATGCGCGGGCCCTGCGGGAGGCGCTGGCGCGCGAGCACGAGGCCCGGCTGCGGGCGGAGGGCGCCCTGGCGCACGCGACGGCGCGGCTGGCCCGCGAGGCCCTGGACGGCACCGCGCGCCACCTCGCCCTGGCGCGGCTGATGGAGGAGGCGGAGTTCCGGGAGCGGTTCATCGGCATCCTCGGGCATGACCTGCGCAATCCCCTGAACGCCATCACCCTGTCCGCCAGGGCCATGGCCCAGCGCTCGTTGCCGGTGGCCCAGCAGCAGCAGTGTGCCCAGCGAATCGAGGCGAGCGCCGCGCGGATGAGCGCCATGATTTCAGACATCCTCGACCTCACCCGCGCGCGGCTCGCGGGGGGCATTCCCCTGCACCTGGGGACCGTCAACCTGGCCACCGTGTGCCGGCTGGTGGTGGAGGAGCTGTCCGCCGCGCACCCGGACCGGCGCATCGCCCTGGAGGTGGAGGGCGTGTCCGAGGGGGTCTGGGACGCGGACCGGATGGCGCAGGTGCTCAGCAACCTGGTGGGCAACGCGCTGGAGCACGGCGCCGCGGACGCGCCCGTCCGGTTGAGATGTATCGATGTCAACGGAGACCAGGTCCTGGAGGTCCACAACACCGGGATGCCCATTCCCTCTCAACACCTGGAGACATTGTTCGACCCCTTCCGCCAGGGGGGCGCTCCGCGTGAGAAGGGCCACCGTCGCGGCGCCGGCGGCCTGGGGCTGGGGCTCTTCATCGTGAAACAGCTCGTCCAGGCGCACGGGGGAGCTGTGTGCGTATGCTCCTCCGCGGCAGAGGGGACGACCTTCACGGTGAAGCTGCCGCGAGACGCGCGACGCGCGCAGGTGCCCGCACCTCCGGGCGTGCGGCGTCGCGTGTGA
- a CDS encoding GAF domain-containing sensor histidine kinase: MLSGGRPLLIPELSPEQRRELGQGEALRGLLCVPLRAQGRVVGTLTVGRTGQAGRGFTLEDQELVEELAAKAALSIENARLFAEQQRSQEELRRRAEFEQQLVGIVSHDLRNPLAAISMSAGLLEKKGELTDSQKRMVWRIGQATERAARMIRDLLDFTKARLGGGIALHRQATDLREVVHQVVDELLVANPGRRVEVELQDEVRGEWDPDRIAQVLTNLLGNALAYSPADAPVRVGTRLEGEAALLSVFNGGEPIPRELLPRLFEPMTRGALKEGQSTRSIGLGLYIVQDIVRGHGGGVEVVSSVEHGTTFTVRLPRAVG, encoded by the coding sequence GTGCTCAGCGGCGGGCGGCCGCTGCTCATCCCCGAGCTGTCACCGGAGCAGCGGCGGGAACTGGGCCAGGGCGAGGCCCTGCGCGGCCTGCTGTGCGTGCCGCTGCGCGCGCAGGGCCGGGTGGTGGGGACGTTGACGGTGGGGCGCACCGGGCAGGCGGGCCGCGGCTTCACCCTGGAGGACCAGGAGCTGGTGGAGGAGCTGGCGGCGAAGGCGGCGCTCTCCATTGAGAACGCGCGCCTGTTCGCCGAGCAGCAGCGCTCCCAGGAGGAGCTGCGCCGCCGCGCCGAGTTCGAACAGCAGCTCGTGGGCATCGTCTCCCACGACTTGCGCAACCCGCTGGCGGCCATCTCCATGTCGGCGGGGCTGCTGGAGAAGAAGGGCGAGCTGACGGACTCGCAGAAGCGCATGGTGTGGCGCATTGGACAGGCCACCGAGCGCGCGGCCCGGATGATTCGCGACCTGCTGGACTTCACCAAGGCGCGGCTGGGCGGCGGCATCGCGCTGCACCGCCAGGCCACCGACTTGCGGGAGGTGGTGCACCAGGTGGTGGATGAGCTCCTGGTGGCCAACCCCGGGCGCCGCGTGGAGGTGGAGCTCCAGGACGAGGTCCGGGGAGAGTGGGATCCGGACCGCATCGCCCAGGTGCTCACGAACCTGTTGGGCAACGCGCTGGCCTACAGCCCCGCGGATGCCCCGGTGCGGGTGGGCACGCGGCTGGAGGGCGAGGCCGCGTTGTTGTCCGTCTTCAATGGCGGCGAGCCCATCCCCCGGGAGCTGCTGCCGCGCCTGTTCGAGCCGATGACGCGCGGCGCGCTCAAGGAGGGCCAGTCCACGCGCAGCATCGGGCTGGGGCTCTACATCGTGCAGGACATCGTGCGCGGCCATGGCGGCGGCGTGGAGGTGGTGTCCTCCGTGGAGCACGGCACCACCTTCACCGTGCGCCTGCCGCGCGCGGTGGGCTGA
- a CDS encoding response regulator: protein MADEDPPRQARAGSDSPAVLLVDDHVSNLVSLEAILEPLGVRMDKACSGEQALRFLLREEYAVILLDVRMAGLSGFETAALIKQRERTRNVPIIFLTAYGRDDAELVTGYATGAVDFLQKPFPPEVLRSKVSVFVELFRAQQQVRRQAELLRQKEAEARDAALRAAGYIDRLRDFAARLSEAGTVPQVCRALFEQGLVAAGAKAGSVNLLDAAGEALEVVDAIGYPESVLSRWRRIPVSLSMPLVDALREQQAVWVGSPEEWSARYPDLDMRMFQEAALALPLLVKGRALGAIGLSFARPRTFTEMDRAFFTALAHACAQALDRVHLTAEERRAHAQARAAAARLQMLAEASDAFDATNRDLSVLRDTIALQVSRFLGDACTLCLLSDDGKRLEVAASHPGPGQGGRRCCPARP, encoded by the coding sequence ATTGCGGACGAAGACCCTCCGCGTCAGGCGAGGGCCGGCTCGGATTCGCCCGCCGTGTTGTTGGTGGATGACCATGTGTCCAACCTGGTGTCGCTGGAGGCCATCCTCGAGCCGCTGGGCGTGCGCATGGACAAGGCGTGTTCGGGTGAGCAGGCCCTGCGCTTCCTGCTGCGCGAGGAGTACGCCGTCATCCTGCTGGACGTGCGGATGGCGGGGCTGAGCGGCTTCGAGACGGCGGCGCTCATCAAGCAGCGCGAGCGCACGCGCAACGTCCCCATCATCTTCCTCACCGCCTACGGCCGCGACGACGCGGAGCTCGTCACCGGCTACGCCACCGGCGCGGTGGACTTCCTCCAGAAGCCCTTCCCGCCGGAGGTGCTGCGCTCGAAGGTGTCCGTCTTCGTGGAGCTGTTCCGCGCGCAGCAGCAGGTGCGGCGCCAGGCGGAGCTGCTGCGGCAGAAGGAGGCGGAGGCCCGGGACGCCGCGCTGCGCGCCGCGGGCTACATCGACCGGCTGCGGGACTTCGCCGCCCGGCTGTCGGAGGCGGGCACGGTGCCGCAGGTGTGCCGCGCGCTCTTCGAGCAGGGGCTGGTGGCCGCGGGCGCGAAGGCGGGCTCGGTCAACCTGCTGGACGCGGCGGGCGAGGCGCTGGAGGTCGTGGATGCCATTGGCTATCCGGAGAGCGTGCTGAGCCGGTGGCGGCGCATCCCGGTGTCCCTGTCCATGCCGCTGGTGGACGCGCTGCGCGAGCAGCAGGCCGTCTGGGTGGGCTCGCCGGAGGAGTGGAGCGCGCGCTACCCGGACCTGGACATGCGCATGTTCCAGGAGGCGGCGCTCGCGCTGCCCCTGCTGGTGAAGGGGCGGGCGCTGGGCGCCATTGGCCTGTCCTTCGCGCGGCCCCGCACCTTCACGGAGATGGACCGGGCCTTCTTCACCGCGCTGGCGCACGCGTGCGCGCAGGCGTTGGACCGGGTGCACCTGACGGCGGAGGAGCGCAGGGCCCATGCCCAGGCCCGGGCCGCCGCCGCCCGGCTGCAGATGCTCGCGGAGGCGTCCGACGCCTTCGACGCGACGAACCGCGACCTGTCGGTGCTGCGGGACACCATCGCGCTCCAGGTGTCCCGCTTCCTGGGGGACGCGTGCACGCTGTGCCTGCTGTCCGACGACGGCAAGCGGCTGGAGGTGGCGGCCAGTCACCCCGGCCCGGGCCAGGGGGGGCGCCGCTGCTGCCCGGCGAGGCCCTGA
- a CDS encoding TonB family protein: MLLVPLLAAQARDAGTPGGEDAATHAEVELHRADAGWTVGVDAPDAGVAQAAFAPPTLVADSPAAYPPGLASEGVAGVVELELLLDDAGEVERATLTRGLHPLLDRAALHAAPSLRFQPATVDGRPVAVRILFEYRFEAPVPAVADRPEAPAQVTLKGLVRTKGNRRPLVGATLVSDALPDAPVQTDVDGRFEARWPAGVHPVRVLAPGHKPAVFREGLRANEALEVVYGLEPLIINPYETVVRGDRERTEVSRVTLHDAELREVPGTMGDPFRVVMLLPGVGSMVSGVAYPVVRGSQPAATGYFLDGIRVPILFHLFLGPAVIHPDFIDAIDFYPGSPPPRYGRLMGGAIDGRLSRPRDDRVHGSAYADLINAGFFIETPFKDTGTNVSLAGRYSYTPWLIALAANQLQSPPPPGRENPKVVLDFWDYQGRVEQRLGEGTLRLFAFGSSDTFGAEAQDALGDTALQSIVFHRVDLRHRHPVGPGELEVGGTWGLDRFAIVSRSPPDEATEIRIDQGHWSARLGYTATLSPSATLRAGADVEHKRAIVELLQQEGGPDVDLEVAPVALGTFMGAWTELVWQPHEKWAVVPGLRVDSYHLSPGIDRRALEPRLTVRHKVSEALTLKGGAGLFHQPPTTLISLPVVDVGSLLLGLQQGAQLSVGAEWKAWRGLEVGLDVYLNPMLRTIELTPFSDEGLVDGEDPPDDDVPAPGAPGGLRRGLQLGDGGIPDRSDIDFPDFRGHGMAYGVELLLRHPLGDNWFGWLSYSLQRSTRRTRFYRYDAEGHRVGEAEADLPFTFDQTHILNLVLSYKFANNVTLGGVLHFNTGRPEYGSLGSQTHREGEDGAGRPAWVRADRDRVDRLPAFLRFDVRLSKSWVYDTFTLEAYLDMLNVTLRRETLGFEYEGGAGRPLRKDAVGLPIALPILGVKGRY; the protein is encoded by the coding sequence ATGCTGCTCGTGCCCCTGCTGGCCGCCCAGGCACGGGACGCGGGGACGCCAGGCGGTGAGGACGCCGCCACCCACGCCGAGGTGGAGTTGCACCGCGCGGACGCGGGCTGGACGGTCGGCGTGGACGCGCCCGACGCGGGCGTGGCGCAGGCCGCCTTCGCGCCGCCCACGCTGGTGGCGGACTCGCCCGCCGCCTATCCGCCCGGGCTGGCGTCCGAGGGCGTGGCGGGCGTGGTGGAGCTGGAGCTGTTGCTTGATGATGCCGGCGAGGTGGAGCGGGCGACGCTGACGCGGGGGCTGCATCCGCTCCTGGACCGGGCGGCGCTGCACGCGGCGCCGTCGCTGCGCTTCCAGCCCGCCACCGTGGACGGCCGGCCGGTGGCCGTGCGCATCCTCTTCGAATACCGCTTCGAGGCGCCCGTGCCCGCGGTGGCCGACCGTCCCGAGGCCCCCGCCCAGGTCACCCTGAAGGGCCTGGTGCGCACCAAGGGCAACCGCCGTCCGCTGGTGGGGGCCACGCTCGTGTCGGACGCGCTGCCGGACGCGCCGGTGCAGACGGACGTGGACGGACGCTTCGAGGCGCGCTGGCCCGCGGGCGTCCACCCGGTGCGCGTCCTGGCGCCCGGCCACAAGCCCGCCGTCTTCCGCGAGGGCTTGAGGGCGAACGAGGCGCTGGAGGTGGTGTACGGGCTGGAGCCGCTCATCATCAACCCGTATGAGACGGTGGTCCGGGGGGACCGCGAGCGCACGGAGGTGAGCCGCGTCACCTTGCATGACGCGGAGCTGCGCGAGGTCCCCGGCACCATGGGGGACCCGTTCCGCGTCGTGATGCTGCTGCCCGGCGTGGGCAGCATGGTGTCGGGGGTGGCCTACCCGGTGGTGCGGGGCAGCCAGCCCGCGGCCACGGGCTACTTCCTGGATGGCATCCGCGTCCCCATCCTCTTCCACCTGTTCCTCGGGCCGGCCGTCATCCACCCGGACTTCATCGACGCCATCGACTTCTATCCGGGCTCACCGCCGCCCCGGTACGGGCGGCTGATGGGCGGCGCCATCGACGGGCGCCTCAGCCGCCCGCGGGATGACCGGGTCCACGGCAGCGCCTACGCGGACCTCATCAACGCGGGGTTCTTCATCGAGACGCCGTTCAAGGACACGGGCACCAACGTCAGCCTGGCGGGCCGCTACTCCTATACGCCCTGGCTCATCGCCCTGGCGGCGAACCAGCTCCAGTCACCCCCACCGCCCGGACGGGAGAACCCCAAGGTGGTGCTGGACTTCTGGGATTATCAGGGCCGGGTGGAGCAGCGGCTGGGGGAGGGCACGCTGCGCCTGTTCGCCTTTGGCTCGTCGGACACCTTCGGCGCGGAGGCCCAGGACGCGCTGGGAGACACCGCGCTGCAGTCCATCGTGTTCCACCGCGTGGACCTGCGCCACCGGCACCCGGTGGGCCCCGGCGAGCTGGAGGTGGGCGGGACGTGGGGGCTGGACCGCTTCGCCATCGTCAGCCGCAGCCCGCCCGATGAGGCCACCGAAATCCGTATCGACCAGGGGCACTGGTCCGCGCGCCTGGGCTACACCGCGACGCTGTCCCCCAGCGCCACGCTGCGCGCCGGCGCGGACGTGGAGCACAAGCGCGCCATCGTCGAGCTGCTCCAACAGGAGGGCGGCCCCGACGTGGACCTGGAGGTGGCGCCGGTGGCGCTGGGCACCTTCATGGGCGCGTGGACGGAGCTGGTGTGGCAGCCCCATGAGAAGTGGGCGGTGGTGCCCGGCCTGCGCGTGGACAGCTACCACCTGTCGCCCGGCATCGACCGGCGGGCGCTGGAGCCGCGCCTCACCGTGCGCCACAAGGTGTCGGAGGCGCTCACGCTCAAGGGCGGCGCCGGCCTCTTCCATCAGCCGCCCACCACCCTCATCAGCCTGCCCGTGGTGGACGTGGGGAGCCTGCTGCTGGGGCTCCAACAGGGGGCGCAGCTCTCCGTGGGCGCCGAGTGGAAGGCGTGGCGCGGCCTGGAGGTGGGGCTGGACGTCTATCTCAACCCCATGCTGCGCACCATCGAGCTGACGCCCTTCTCCGACGAGGGCCTGGTGGACGGCGAGGACCCGCCGGACGACGACGTGCCAGCCCCCGGCGCGCCCGGCGGGCTGCGCCGGGGCCTGCAGTTGGGCGATGGCGGCATCCCCGACCGCTCGGACATCGACTTCCCGGACTTCCGCGGCCACGGCATGGCCTACGGCGTGGAGCTCCTGCTGCGCCACCCGCTGGGGGACAACTGGTTCGGCTGGCTGTCGTATTCGCTCCAGCGCAGCACGCGCCGCACGCGCTTCTACCGCTACGACGCGGAGGGGCACCGGGTGGGCGAGGCGGAGGCGGACCTGCCCTTCACCTTCGACCAGACGCACATCCTCAACCTGGTGCTCAGCTACAAGTTCGCCAACAACGTCACGCTGGGCGGCGTGCTGCACTTCAACACCGGGCGCCCCGAGTACGGCAGCCTGGGCTCCCAGACGCACCGCGAGGGCGAGGACGGCGCGGGCCGGCCCGCGTGGGTCAGGGCGGACCGCGATCGCGTGGACCGGCTGCCGGCCTTCCTCCGCTTCGACGTGCGGCTGTCCAAATCGTGGGTCTACGACACCTTCACCCTGGAGGCGTACCTGGACATGCTCAACGTCACCCTCCGCCGGGAGACGCTGGGGTTCGAGTACGAGGGCGGCGCCGGCCGTCCGCTGCGCAAGGACGCGGTGGGGCTGCCCATCGCCCTGCCCATCCTGGGCGTGAAGGGTCGCTATTGA
- a CDS encoding TIGR02270 family protein yields the protein MVLVDVLEEYLDAAEFRWLQWERALEAPDFTLEETAEREERLLAYLEGLEDADALDTVVRPAFDAEEAPRVSAATHALLALGEVDEVLVRLRGVVAPARAAILRAVEVSEAAGLGARLLELLKLEDEALRAGVLEALAFRQEAPTEVLARFLTHEEPRARIAALRAGLPLPEEAVRRHLPALLDSAHPGIRAAAMEAGLASGVRMAWESCRKEVQAPRAHAREAMVLLALGGDEAEATLLVDLLASAELRADALWALGFSGRVAAMEACVRYLSVPEVARLAGEAFSAMTGLRLEDAFALSPGETPGGAPAPPEEEESLDADLTPRPEDDLPWPDVAAVKDWWARNQTRFAKGTRYLLGQPFSGPVLVEALASSPMRRRPVLARELAIRTGGQHRIPTRAFTWRQREALAKAEAAASHVRATPLPSTLR from the coding sequence ATGGTGTTGGTAGACGTGCTGGAGGAGTATCTGGACGCGGCCGAATTCCGCTGGCTGCAGTGGGAGCGGGCCCTGGAGGCGCCGGACTTCACCCTGGAGGAGACGGCGGAGCGTGAGGAGCGGCTGCTGGCGTACCTGGAAGGGCTGGAGGACGCGGACGCCCTGGACACGGTGGTGCGCCCGGCCTTCGACGCGGAGGAGGCGCCGCGCGTTTCGGCCGCGACGCATGCGCTGCTGGCATTGGGCGAGGTGGACGAGGTGCTGGTGCGGCTGCGAGGGGTGGTAGCGCCGGCCCGCGCCGCCATTCTCCGGGCGGTGGAGGTGAGTGAGGCGGCAGGACTGGGCGCGCGCCTGCTGGAGTTGCTGAAGCTGGAGGACGAGGCCCTGCGGGCCGGCGTGTTGGAGGCGCTGGCCTTCCGCCAGGAGGCCCCCACGGAGGTGCTGGCGCGCTTCCTCACCCATGAGGAGCCGCGAGCGCGAATCGCGGCGCTGCGCGCGGGCCTGCCGCTGCCGGAGGAGGCGGTGCGCAGGCACTTGCCCGCACTGCTCGACTCGGCGCACCCCGGCATTCGCGCGGCGGCCATGGAGGCGGGACTGGCCTCCGGCGTGCGCATGGCCTGGGAGTCCTGCCGCAAGGAAGTGCAGGCGCCCCGCGCGCATGCCCGGGAAGCCATGGTGTTGCTGGCGCTGGGCGGTGACGAGGCGGAGGCCACCCTGCTGGTGGACTTGCTGGCGTCCGCCGAGCTCCGCGCAGATGCCCTCTGGGCCCTGGGCTTCAGCGGCCGGGTGGCGGCCATGGAGGCCTGCGTGAGGTACCTCTCGGTGCCCGAGGTGGCACGGCTGGCGGGAGAGGCCTTCTCCGCCATGACGGGCCTGCGCCTGGAGGACGCCTTCGCCCTCTCGCCGGGAGAGACGCCCGGAGGTGCACCAGCACCACCTGAAGAGGAGGAGAGCCTCGACGCCGACTTGACGCCACGCCCCGAGGACGACCTGCCCTGGCCGGACGTGGCGGCCGTGAAGGACTGGTGGGCGCGAAACCAGACGCGCTTCGCGAAGGGCACGCGCTACCTCCTGGGGCAGCCCTTCAGCGGCCCGGTGCTGGTGGAGGCGCTGGCGTCCAGCCCCATGCGCCGCCGGCCCGTCCTGGCGAGGGAGTTGGCCATTCGCACCGGCGGGCAGCACCGCATTCCCACGCGCGCCTTCACCTGGCGCCAACGCGAAGCCCTTGCGAAGGCCGAGGCCGCGGCCTCGCACGTCCGCGCAACGCCCCTGCCCTCCACCCTGCGCTGA
- a CDS encoding DUF2169 family type VI secretion system accessory protein yields the protein MPALENLTPFAATDFLSLTKEGAECLVLVVSGSFALPPAGRATDTPLAVCEEQQSPATTDAYWGEPEKSSLRYESQSAYTRPGTDVLLHCQAWAPRGRKVTRTQVAVRVGTLEKRATVFGTRVRYRGLMGLSASDALPFESLPLRYEYAFGGTTASGQEARNPVGRGFYTSAKEAMEKPLPSIEAPEALVRGWADRPPPRGFGPVARHWQPRLGWAGTYDADWVERRAPLWPRDFDERFFHAAPDGLRASTHLQGAEAVVLEGVSPDGPLAFHLPTHRLLARCTFAGRREKRRMVLDTVLLEPDEGRLVLTWRATFPAHRRLALHEVSTVRLLLPGEDAP from the coding sequence ATGCCCGCCCTGGAGAACCTCACGCCCTTCGCGGCCACCGACTTCCTCTCGTTGACGAAGGAGGGCGCGGAGTGCCTCGTCCTCGTCGTCTCCGGCAGCTTCGCCCTGCCCCCGGCAGGGCGCGCCACGGACACACCCCTGGCGGTATGCGAGGAGCAGCAATCGCCGGCCACCACGGACGCGTATTGGGGCGAGCCGGAGAAGTCGAGCCTGCGCTACGAGTCGCAGTCGGCCTATACCCGGCCCGGCACCGACGTGCTGCTGCACTGCCAGGCCTGGGCGCCCAGGGGCCGCAAGGTGACGCGCACGCAGGTGGCGGTGCGGGTGGGTACGCTGGAGAAACGGGCCACCGTCTTCGGCACTCGCGTGCGGTACCGCGGCCTCATGGGGCTGAGCGCCTCGGACGCACTGCCCTTCGAGTCCCTACCGCTGCGCTACGAGTACGCCTTCGGTGGCACCACGGCCTCGGGCCAGGAGGCGCGAAACCCCGTGGGCCGGGGCTTCTACACCAGCGCGAAGGAGGCGATGGAGAAGCCCCTCCCCTCCATTGAGGCGCCCGAGGCCCTCGTGCGCGGCTGGGCGGACAGGCCCCCACCCCGTGGCTTCGGCCCGGTGGCGCGGCACTGGCAGCCGCGCCTGGGCTGGGCGGGGACGTACGACGCGGACTGGGTGGAAAGGCGCGCGCCCCTCTGGCCCCGGGACTTCGACGAGCGCTTCTTCCACGCCGCCCCGGACGGCCTGCGCGCCTCGACTCACCTCCAGGGCGCAGAAGCGGTGGTGCTGGAAGGCGTCTCGCCCGACGGGCCACTGGCCTTCCACCTCCCCACGCACCGACTCCTGGCCCGCTGCACCTTCGCCGGGCGGCGGGAGAAGCGGCGCATGGTGCTGGACACGGTGCTGCTGGAGCCGGACGAGGGCCGCCTCGTCCTCACCTGGCGGGCGACGTTTCCGGCGCACCGGCGGTTGGCCCTGCATGAGGTGAGTACCGTGCGGTTGTTACTACCTGGAGAGGACGCGCCATGA
- a CDS encoding 3-oxoacyl-ACP synthase → MSAARVVGLGLCTPVGTSTHMTLASLRAGLVRFAETEVLDEVAEPVRASRLSLLDDGLTRTERMAALARQALKGVRPLLDALPPGRVPLYLGLPEAGLGASVAPEALVEAPLAETAGRLEVVQVHESGRAAFFEALASAQKDLHSGRAGALALVGAVDSLVDDGSLRMLMKARLHLGRRNPDGRIPGEAAGFVALARPGVFKSLKLESSGVLLGTSLAVEPKPFTQPAPSLAEGLTEALRALRHNAATGTRRMDAVFACQPGDGFWATEFSRAYLRSAALMPEPLRVLVAGEGLGDAGAGAGPVMLGVALHRARWRQPTARRTLVYGSADSGRIGACVVEMIRSAREET, encoded by the coding sequence ATGAGCGCGGCGCGGGTGGTGGGACTGGGACTGTGCACGCCGGTGGGCACCTCGACGCACATGACGCTGGCCTCGCTGCGCGCCGGCCTCGTGCGCTTCGCGGAGACGGAGGTACTGGACGAGGTGGCCGAGCCGGTGCGCGCCTCGCGGCTGAGCCTCCTCGACGACGGCCTCACGCGCACCGAGCGCATGGCGGCGCTGGCCCGTCAGGCCCTCAAGGGTGTGCGGCCCCTGCTGGACGCACTCCCTCCGGGGCGCGTGCCGCTGTACCTCGGACTACCCGAGGCGGGGCTGGGCGCCAGCGTGGCGCCGGAAGCACTGGTGGAGGCGCCGCTGGCCGAGACGGCGGGGCGGCTGGAAGTCGTGCAGGTGCACGAGTCCGGACGGGCCGCCTTCTTCGAGGCCCTGGCCTCGGCCCAGAAGGACTTGCACTCCGGCCGCGCGGGGGCGCTGGCCCTGGTGGGCGCGGTGGACTCGCTGGTTGACGACGGCTCGCTGCGGATGCTCATGAAGGCGCGCCTCCACCTGGGGCGCCGGAACCCGGACGGGCGAATCCCTGGCGAGGCCGCAGGCTTCGTCGCCCTGGCCCGACCGGGTGTCTTCAAGTCCCTGAAGCTGGAATCCTCGGGCGTCCTGCTGGGCACGTCGCTCGCCGTGGAGCCGAAGCCCTTTACTCAGCCAGCCCCCAGCCTGGCCGAGGGGCTGACGGAGGCCCTCCGTGCCCTGCGGCATAACGCGGCGACGGGCACGCGGCGCATGGACGCGGTATTCGCCTGCCAGCCCGGAGACGGATTCTGGGCCACTGAGTTCTCCCGCGCCTACCTGCGCAGCGCCGCCCTCATGCCCGAGCCCCTGCGCGTCCTCGTCGCGGGCGAAGGACTGGGGGACGCGGGTGCCGGCGCAGGCCCCGTCATGCTGGGCGTGGCCCTGCACCGAGCGCGCTGGCGCCAGCCCACCGCACGCAGGACGCTCGTCTATGGCAGTGCCGACAGTGGGCGCATCGGAGCCTGCGTCGTGGAGATGATTCGAAGCGCCAGGGAGGAAACATGA